Part of the Drosophila santomea strain STO CAGO 1482 chromosome 2L, Prin_Dsan_1.1, whole genome shotgun sequence genome is shown below.
GTCGAAGATGTCCAGCCGCCGGTCCGATTGCCGATTCTTGATGTGATAGTAAATGGCCAGCGAGACGCACTTGACCGTATTCTTAAGATTCGGCTGCGACACTGTGCTGTCGTCCAGATAGATCGTCGAGCAGGAGGAGCTCTTCTTcatgccaccaccaccgccgcaaCTATTGCCGCCAGGCGTActgccaccgcctcctccgccgctgCCCGCCTGTTGGGCAATCTGCTGCTGCGACCGCTTGCGCGTCATGCCGCCATTCTCCACCTTTGATCGTTCCAGGAACATGGTGGCTGCGGTGGGATCCACCGAGGGATCCTCCTCGCCCTCCAGCGCCTCTCGCTCGGAGATGTGCTGCAGATTCTGCTGGTTCTCATAGTTGTCACCGCCGCCGCCCTGCTGGTTGTGCTGCTGATTGTGGCcgtgttggtggtggtgcaggtgCACCGTCGACGCGGATCCATGGTGGCCGTCCAGCTGGTGCTGCGACGTGTGCGGCGGATGACTCAGCTGGTGGCGCTCCTCGAAGACGGGCGGCATGTCCTTGGACTTGCGGTCCGACTGCGGACTGGAGTACGCGCAGCACGAGTTCTTGTTGCCCATTTCGCCGATTTGAATGGGGTCGGTTGGTCGGGCGCTCAAACTAAATGCAACTTGGCTTGGCACTCACTCGCTCCCTCGCTCGTTCGATCTCTTGACTAGCGGATGGACCCCGGATACGGATCCTGCTCCTGGCAGTCGCTCACGCTCGGTTCTCGCTTTTGGCACTTGGTCGTCGTGCGTCTATGTCTATGGGCATGGCGCTGGCGTTTCTATCGCTCCACAATTACCGCTGCCCGTCGAGCGTTTGCTGCAAAGAATGGAGATAACGCTTAGCCTCGGCTTCTATTCGATCTTATCTGCAAATCTGTTCTCATCCCATAACCCATTATTAATTGCACTGCCCTTCTCGGCTGGGTGC
Proteins encoded:
- the LOC120456533 gene encoding cyclin-Y-like protein 1 produces the protein MGNKNSCCAYSSPQSDRKSKDMPPVFEERHQLSHPPHTSQHQLDGHHGSASTVHLHHHQHGHNQQHNQQGGGGDNYENQQNLQHISEREALEGEEDPSVDPTAATMFLERSKVENGGMTRKRSQQQIAQQAGSGGGGGGSTPGGNSCGGGGGMKKSSSCSTIYLDDSTVSQPNLKNTVKCVSLAIYYHIKNRQSDRRLDIFDEKLHPLTHDQVPDNYDTHNPEHRQIYKFVRTLFNAAQLTAECAIITLVYLERLLTYAELDVGPCNWKRMVLGAILLASKVWDDQAVWNVDYCQILKDITVEDMNELERQFLELLQFNINVPSSVYAKYYFDLRTLAEANELNFPTEPLSKERAQKLEAMSRVMQDKVTAEALKNGIKKWSSMDNISQGGPRRSVAILS